The genomic DNA CGGCGAAGGAAACACCATGGCATTCGATTTCGACCTGTTTGTGATCGGCGCGGGCTCCGGCGGCGTGCGCGCGGCCCGCTTCGCGGCCGGTTTCGGCGCCCGCGTGGCGGTGGCCGAAAGCCGCTACCTGGGCGGCACCTGCGTCAACGTGGGCTGCGTGCCCAAGAAGCTGCTGGTCTACGGCGCCCACTACAGCGAAGACTTCGAACAGGCCCACGGCTTTGGCTGGAACGCCGGCCAGCCCAGCTTCGACTGGCCCACGCTGATCGCCAACAAGAACCGCGAGATCGAGCGTCTTAACGGCATTTACCGCAACTTGCTGGTCAATAGCGGCGTGACGCTGCTGGAAGCCCACGCCCGCATCAAGGACCCGCACACCGTCGAGGTCGACGGCAAGTCCTATACCGCCGCCAACATCCTGGTGGCCACCGGCGGCTGGCCCCAGGTGCCGGACATTCCCGGCAAGGAACACGCCATCACCTCGAACGAGGCCTTCTTCCTGAAGACGCTGCCGCGCCGGGTGCTGGTGGTGGGCGGCGGCTACATCGCGGTCGAGTTCGCCTCGATCTTCAACGGCATGGGCGCGCAGACCACCCAGGTCTACCGCGGTCCGCTGTTCCTGCGCGGCTTCGACCAGGCGGTGCGCGAGCACCTGCGCGACGAACTCGCCAAGAAGGGCATCGACCTGAAGTTCAACGCCGAGGTGGCGCGCATCGACAAGCGCGCCGACGGCACCCTGGCCGCCACGCTCAAGGACGGCGGCGTGATCGAGGCCGATTGCGTGTTCTACGCCACCGGCCGCCGGCCGATGCTGGACAACCTGGGCCTGGAGAACACCGGCGTCAAGCTCGACGACAAGGGCTTCATCGCGGTGGACGACGAATACCGCACCAGCGAACCCTCGATCCTGGCGATCGGCGACGTCATTGGCCGCGTGCCGTTGACGCCGGTGGCGCTGGCCGAGGGCATGGCGGTGGCGCGCCGCCTGTTCCGCCCGGAGGAATACCGCAAGGTCGACTACAAGCTGATTCCCACCGCCGTGTTCAGCCTGCCCAACATCGGCACCGTCGGCATGACCACCGAAGAGGCGCGCGCCGCCGGCCATCCGGTCAAGCTGTTCGAAAGCCGCTTCCGTCCCATGAAGCTGACGCTGACCGAATCGCAGGAAAAGACCCTGATGAAGCTGATCGTCGACGCCGACACCGACAAGGTACTGGGCGTGCACATGGTCGGCCCTGACGCCGGCGAGATCGTGCAGGGCATCGCCATCGCGCTCAAGGCAGGCGCCACCAAGCGCGTGTTCGACGACACCATCGGCATCCACCCCACCGCTGCCGAGGAATTCGTGACGCTGCGCACGCCGGTCGCGAATTGACGCCGTCGCCGGTCCCCGGGGCCGGCATCCTTTGACGGCCGGCACAGCCGCGCCAGGCGGCCCGGCGCGGCCGCGCCGGCTACAGCCGCTCGATCATCGCGCGCGCCGCCGCCGGCGCGCGCTCCTTGGCGCCATTGATGAAGAAGGCGAAGACGTCGCGCGGGCGCGTCGCGCCCGACGGCTTGCGCGTGCCCACCCGTGGCAGGTCGTCCGGATCGGCGCCGCGCGCCCAGGTGCGCAGGCGGTCGGCCCAGGCGTCCAGCACCTTGGGCGCATAGCCGGCCTTGAAGGCGGTGCTGGCGCGCATCAGCCGCGCATAGATGAAATCGCCGGTGGCATCGGCCAGCGAGGGGTAGTCTTCGCTGTCGGTGTAGACCGTGGCCACGGCGTGGCGGCGCGCCAGGGCCAGGTATTCTTCGCAGGCGAAGCTGGCGTGGCGCACGTCCATCACGTGGCGCAGCGGCAGCCCGTCCACCGCGTCCGGCAACAGCGCCAGGAAGGCGCCGAAGTCGTCGGCGTTGAACACCGTGGTGGGCGCGAACTGCCACACGATCGGCCCCAGCTTGGGGCCCAGCTCGGCGATGCCGCCGTGCACGAAGCGATGCACCGATTCCCCGGCGCCGGCCAGTTCGCGTCGGTTGGTGGCATAGCGCGAGGCCTTGAGCGAGAACACGAAATCATCTGGCGTCTCGTCGCGCCACTTGGCGAAGGTGGCCGGCTTCTGGCTGCTGTAGTAGGTGCCGTTGACCTCGATGGCGGTGAGCTGGCGGCTGGCGTATTCGAGTTCGCGCGCGTGCGGCAGGTCGTCGGGGTAGAAGGCGCCGCGCCAGGGCGCGTAGGTCCAGCCGCCCACGCCGACGCGGATGGCGCCGGCACGGCCGGCGGCGGGCGTGGCGGGTGATGATCGTGGTGGCATGCGTGGATCCTCCCGGGGCTTGCGGCCTTAGGGCCTGTTCACACTAAAAGGAGCCTCGCACAGGCCGGTAATCGGGCGCCAGGCTAGGCGCGGTCGCCGCCGCGTGGCTGTGCCACGCAAGGTGAGCGCAACGACGCCTGGCGCCCGATTACCGGCCTGCCCGAAGGGTGAGTACCCAAATGAGCGCCTCTCAGCGTTGCGAATGCTCGCCGGGGACCTGCCACGACTGCGCTTCGCGCCTTGATAGTCACTCATTTGGGTACCCATGCGAGGCTCCTTTTAGTGTGAGCAGGCCCTAGCCGATCACTGTATACCTCGCGGCCGCCGCGGCCCATCCGGCGACATTTAATCGCCGCCGGTGTGTTGTTTCCAGGCCGCCACGCCGCGCGAAAAAATCCGCTGTTCCGATACAGATTTCAGATAACGTGGCTGTTCATCTTCCCACTACCGACCGGCCCGCGCCGGCGCATCATGCCTGACATCGCCAATCTCCTGACGTTCGCCCTGGTCGCCCTGGGCATGGTGCTCACGCCCGGGCCCAACATGATCTACCTGGTGTCCCGCTCGATTTCGCAGGGGCCCAAGGCGGGGCTGATCTCGTTGTCCGGCGTGGCGGTGGGCTTCATCTTCTACGTGCTGTGCGCGGCATTCGGCCTGACGGTGCTGCTGATGTCGGTGCCGTACGCCTACGATGCGCTGCGCTTCGGCGGCGCGCTCTATCTGCTGTACCTGGCCTGGCAGGCGGTGCGCCCGGGCGGGCGTTCGCCGTTCCAGGTGCGCGAGCTGCCGGCCAGCAGCCCGCGCACGCTGTTCACGATGGGGCTTTTGACCAACCTGCTCAATCCCAAGATCGCCGTGCTGTACG from Achromobacter xylosoxidans includes the following:
- the gorA gene encoding glutathione-disulfide reductase encodes the protein MAFDFDLFVIGAGSGGVRAARFAAGFGARVAVAESRYLGGTCVNVGCVPKKLLVYGAHYSEDFEQAHGFGWNAGQPSFDWPTLIANKNREIERLNGIYRNLLVNSGVTLLEAHARIKDPHTVEVDGKSYTAANILVATGGWPQVPDIPGKEHAITSNEAFFLKTLPRRVLVVGGGYIAVEFASIFNGMGAQTTQVYRGPLFLRGFDQAVREHLRDELAKKGIDLKFNAEVARIDKRADGTLAATLKDGGVIEADCVFYATGRRPMLDNLGLENTGVKLDDKGFIAVDDEYRTSEPSILAIGDVIGRVPLTPVALAEGMAVARRLFRPEEYRKVDYKLIPTAVFSLPNIGTVGMTTEEARAAGHPVKLFESRFRPMKLTLTESQEKTLMKLIVDADTDKVLGVHMVGPDAGEIVQGIAIALKAGATKRVFDDTIGIHPTAAEEFVTLRTPVAN
- a CDS encoding DUF72 domain-containing protein, translated to MPPRSSPATPAAGRAGAIRVGVGGWTYAPWRGAFYPDDLPHARELEYASRQLTAIEVNGTYYSSQKPATFAKWRDETPDDFVFSLKASRYATNRRELAGAGESVHRFVHGGIAELGPKLGPIVWQFAPTTVFNADDFGAFLALLPDAVDGLPLRHVMDVRHASFACEEYLALARRHAVATVYTDSEDYPSLADATGDFIYARLMRASTAFKAGYAPKVLDAWADRLRTWARGADPDDLPRVGTRKPSGATRPRDVFAFFINGAKERAPAAARAMIERL
- a CDS encoding LysE family translocator, whose protein sequence is MPDIANLLTFALVALGMVLTPGPNMIYLVSRSISQGPKAGLISLSGVAVGFIFYVLCAAFGLTVLLMSVPYAYDALRFGGALYLLYLAWQAVRPGGRSPFQVRELPASSPRTLFTMGLLTNLLNPKIAVLYVSLLPQFIQPDHGSVFTQSIALGLTQVAISLSVNAVIAIMAGSIAGFLAGRPLWIAIQRWLMGTVLAGLALRMALDSRR